One uncultured Fibrobacter sp. DNA segment encodes these proteins:
- a CDS encoding class I tRNA ligase family protein — MALQFYNTASRKKEVFTLPEGVPAVRMYCCGPTVYHFAHIGNLRTYIFEDFLVRTLKYYGYKVNHIVNITDVGHLTSDADSGDDKMEKGAAREGKSVWDIAKFYTDAFMADWHRLNIQEPTRWTPATQHIQEQIDLVKTLEEKGYTYRTSDGIYFDSLKFPRYAD; from the coding sequence ATGGCTCTACAGTTCTACAACACCGCATCGCGCAAGAAAGAAGTATTCACTCTCCCCGAAGGCGTTCCCGCCGTGCGCATGTACTGTTGTGGCCCCACCGTGTACCATTTCGCTCACATCGGCAACCTCCGCACGTACATTTTTGAAGACTTCCTGGTCCGTACGCTCAAATACTACGGCTACAAGGTGAACCACATCGTGAACATCACCGACGTGGGCCACCTCACCAGCGACGCCGACTCCGGCGACGACAAGATGGAAAAGGGCGCCGCCCGCGAAGGCAAGTCCGTCTGGGACATCGCGAAGTTCTACACCGACGCCTTCATGGCTGACTGGCACCGCCTCAACATCCAGGAACCGACCCGCTGGACGCCTGCCACGCAGCACATCCAGGAACAGATCGACCTGGTGAAGACGCTCGAAGAAAAGGGTTACACCTACCGTACCAGCGACGGCATCTACTTCGATAGCCTCAAGTTCCCGCGCTATGCCGACTT